In a single window of the ANME-2 cluster archaeon genome:
- a CDS encoding PGF-CTERM sorting domain-containing protein, whose product DLSSEDTQKEDTETESTSTPGFGVVSALCGFLAIVCLQLRRKKNE is encoded by the coding sequence CGATCTATCATCTGAGGACACTCAAAAAGAGGACACTGAGACTGAAAGTACATCTACACCCGGATTTGGGGTTGTATCTGCACTATGTGGGTTTTTGGCTATTGTATGTCTGCAATTGAGGCGTAAAAAAAATGAATAG